A genomic stretch from Anaerolinea thermophila UNI-1 includes:
- the nadE gene encoding NAD(+) synthase produces MNQVFTRQALELDAQQEVERITRFLREEVLHRLRKQGAVVGISGGIDSSVVLALAVHAFGAQRVVGILLPEKESSPESAELAHLLAEQYGVQTVTEDISSALEGFGCYRRRDEAVRRVFPEFEPSWKSKIVLPGNLLEEDRLNIFSLTVIKPDGTELNRRLPLQEYAQIVAASNFKQRTRMAMLYYHAELRNYAVIGTPNKNEHDLGFFVKYGDGGADVNPIAHLYKTQVYQLARYLEIPKAIQERTPTTDTYPAGSTQEEFFYRIPFHLLDLIWLGYEKQIPTKEIAEAAELTEEQVQRVIADIERKKRATQYLRAHPVHLE; encoded by the coding sequence ATGAACCAAGTATTTACCCGTCAGGCACTGGAACTTGATGCTCAACAAGAAGTTGAAAGAATCACCCGGTTTTTGAGAGAAGAAGTTCTTCACCGGTTGCGTAAGCAAGGCGCAGTCGTTGGAATTTCAGGCGGGATTGACTCTTCGGTGGTTTTAGCTCTTGCAGTGCATGCATTTGGCGCCCAGCGCGTGGTAGGCATTCTCTTACCGGAGAAAGAATCCAGCCCTGAGAGTGCAGAACTAGCTCATCTTCTTGCGGAACAATATGGTGTGCAAACTGTCACCGAAGATATTTCTTCTGCGCTGGAAGGATTTGGTTGTTACCGTCGCAGAGATGAGGCTGTGCGGAGAGTTTTCCCGGAGTTTGAACCCTCCTGGAAATCAAAAATTGTTCTACCTGGCAATCTGCTGGAAGAAGACCGTCTGAATATCTTTTCACTCACCGTGATTAAGCCCGATGGAACTGAATTGAACCGACGTTTACCCCTGCAAGAATATGCTCAAATCGTTGCCGCCTCCAATTTTAAACAAAGAACCCGCATGGCAATGCTTTATTACCACGCAGAACTGCGGAATTACGCTGTGATTGGAACACCCAATAAAAATGAACATGATTTAGGGTTTTTCGTCAAGTATGGAGATGGGGGCGCCGATGTCAATCCCATTGCGCATCTCTACAAAACCCAGGTTTATCAATTGGCTCGTTACCTCGAGATTCCCAAAGCTATTCAAGAGCGCACTCCCACCACCGACACCTACCCGGCTGGCAGCACCCAGGAAGAATTTTTCTATCGCATTCCTTTTCACTTGCTCGATTTAATCTGGCTGGGATATGAAAAACAAATCCCCACAAAAGAAATTGCAGAAGCCGCCGAATTGACCGAAGAACAGGTGCAACGCGTTATCGCCGATATTGAAAGAAAGAAACGCGCCACCCAGTACCTACGTGCTCATCCTGTCCATCTTGAGTAG
- a CDS encoding sialidase family protein, whose product MQEHAVLVWQVRQSETVCFTYFKQSEDAGKTWSARQRLNTPFLTCSDHIEFLENPDNLPLLSFYTQKLLYFTTWDGRNWSEIFNEPYALSFMDPETSNGVSLNLFNLTFIHPGKIALTGVDINANHDIWVRSANVEDISSWLPQNPGWKPPQIIQTTDNSISDLQIIEDQQKHWHAFWLQDEILELPPGTLVRPQPQRIAYYAFLDGTRWSFPIAMFKPLASSDTSQPIEEQIARLKVTVDAENRFLALWQNQIGGEVFFSWSKGKESLSALDWSPPTLVYPIPNEATDFSIKTSPEHSIKVAYTIPINENRGVYIIESKDSGKTWTKPVTVINGVSLGWETVSKPVLTFTTDGGLHLSAINQSLREGNPDKGLYETHSYDQGNSWTPPEKVSSNLILWNTLLAFGNTLHRIWAEREPGDNRAVLLHQISQDSGRTWGKVTRITEWNDLSVAVQATTDEAGQVHLIVLSTQPLGNDTLRYMVWTLAGWDEIDTLDLGGVGKTSQEIPLDIKVRKDGFAGFLIGLNLYNPQQNRDVMTLLGSDRTVKIPPAPVLPTSIPETPILPSPTPTSAPSLTQVSETTFTPHLQSTTAPPTMSISTPFSSSSVFLIGGVFSGLVFLTVLGFVGFRYLKKKRSF is encoded by the coding sequence ATGCAAGAGCATGCAGTGCTGGTATGGCAGGTCAGGCAATCAGAGACGGTATGCTTCACGTATTTTAAGCAAAGTGAGGATGCCGGGAAAACCTGGAGTGCCCGTCAAAGGTTGAACACACCATTCTTAACCTGTTCGGATCACATTGAGTTTTTAGAAAATCCCGACAACCTGCCACTTCTTTCTTTTTACACCCAAAAACTGTTGTACTTTACCACATGGGACGGGAGAAATTGGAGCGAAATTTTTAACGAACCTTATGCCTTAAGTTTTATGGATCCGGAAACATCCAACGGAGTCTCACTGAATCTTTTCAATCTCACCTTCATCCATCCCGGGAAGATTGCACTTACAGGGGTGGATATCAATGCCAACCATGATATTTGGGTCAGAAGCGCAAATGTAGAAGATATTTCTTCATGGCTGCCACAAAATCCGGGGTGGAAGCCTCCTCAAATTATCCAGACAACGGATAATTCCATTTCAGACCTGCAAATTATTGAAGACCAGCAGAAACACTGGCATGCATTCTGGCTTCAGGACGAGATTCTTGAGTTGCCGCCCGGTACACTGGTAAGACCTCAACCGCAAAGAATTGCCTACTATGCTTTTCTTGATGGCACTCGCTGGAGTTTCCCTATCGCCATGTTTAAACCTCTTGCGAGTTCAGACACATCTCAACCTATAGAAGAGCAGATTGCCCGATTGAAGGTAACGGTTGACGCAGAAAATCGCTTTCTTGCCCTCTGGCAAAATCAAATCGGGGGAGAAGTTTTCTTCAGTTGGAGTAAAGGGAAGGAATCTCTTTCAGCCTTAGACTGGTCCCCTCCAACACTGGTTTATCCCATCCCCAACGAAGCCACAGATTTCTCAATAAAAACGTCTCCAGAACACTCCATCAAAGTAGCCTACACCATCCCAATCAATGAAAATCGAGGGGTGTATATTATTGAATCAAAAGATTCAGGAAAAACCTGGACAAAACCTGTAACTGTGATTAATGGTGTCTCTCTTGGATGGGAAACGGTTTCCAAACCAGTGCTGACATTTACCACCGATGGTGGACTTCATCTCAGTGCAATTAATCAGTCTTTACGAGAAGGCAATCCCGATAAAGGATTATATGAAACCCACTCTTACGATCAGGGAAACTCCTGGACGCCTCCAGAAAAGGTATCTTCCAATCTAATTTTGTGGAATACCCTGCTCGCCTTCGGGAACACTCTTCATAGAATCTGGGCAGAAAGAGAACCTGGGGATAACCGCGCTGTGCTGCTTCATCAAATCTCTCAGGATTCTGGGCGCACATGGGGAAAAGTTACCCGCATTACCGAATGGAACGACCTGTCCGTTGCTGTTCAAGCCACTACGGATGAGGCTGGTCAAGTACACCTGATCGTTCTAAGCACTCAACCTCTGGGAAATGACACGCTCCGGTACATGGTGTGGACTCTCGCTGGTTGGGATGAAATAGACACCCTCGACCTTGGTGGGGTTGGGAAAACAAGTCAAGAAATCCCTCTGGATATAAAAGTACGTAAAGATGGATTTGCAGGATTCCTTATAGGGTTGAACCTCTATAATCCCCAACAGAATCGGGACGTGATGACCCTGCTGGGCAGTGATCGAACAGTGAAAATCCCCCCTGCCCCAGTATTGCCCACAAGCATTCCAGAAACTCCTATATTGCCCTCTCCTACGCCCACCTCTGCACCTTCACTTACACAAGTTTCCGAAACTACTTTCACCCCTCATTTACAAAGCACAACCGCGCCCCCTACTATGTCTATATCCACCCCATTCTCAAGTAGCTCCGTGTTCCTCATTGGGGGAGTATTTTCCGGACTTGTCTTCCTTACCGTCCTGGGGTTTGTAGGTTTTCGGTATCTAAAGAAGAAAAGAAGTTTCTGA
- a CDS encoding DUF362 domain-containing protein, translating into MIHVHHAQATRWSAQKRYWEYVDQQVVTQMVEKGITELTGTTTVEDAWRKLLPGYQRGEAIAIKLNFNNTIWESCTGESGQINALPQPVNAVIAGLKSIGVEETDIWLFDGVNRIIPEYFVAGIAFPKVRFFDRCHEPVTYDSQEDSAFVSLHPPEGVQMPTRQKIADVLLQTKYLINMPILKSHSCSSISLGFKNHLGSIDNPGGLHSHIFLVSACGGGFTPQYSPLVDLYLNPNIRDKTILIIGDGLFGAKGSEDAFPTTWSTFGGKVPNSLFFSTDPVAIDSVMADFLRAEPGAGIMKQADEYLLLAEQAGLGKAERGDPWGKGYQEIGYQKIEG; encoded by the coding sequence GTGATCCACGTGCATCATGCTCAAGCCACACGTTGGAGCGCGCAAAAACGCTACTGGGAATATGTGGATCAGCAAGTGGTAACTCAGATGGTAGAAAAAGGCATAACCGAACTCACGGGTACAACCACTGTAGAGGATGCCTGGCGAAAGTTACTGCCGGGTTATCAACGCGGAGAAGCCATTGCCATTAAATTGAATTTCAATAACACTATTTGGGAAAGTTGCACCGGGGAAAGTGGACAGATTAACGCCCTGCCCCAACCAGTCAATGCAGTCATTGCCGGGTTGAAATCCATTGGGGTTGAAGAAACGGATATCTGGCTATTTGATGGGGTTAACCGGATTATTCCTGAGTATTTTGTTGCCGGAATTGCTTTTCCAAAAGTTCGTTTTTTTGACCGATGTCATGAACCTGTAACATACGACTCTCAGGAAGACTCAGCGTTTGTTTCGTTGCATCCTCCTGAAGGGGTTCAAATGCCTACCCGGCAAAAGATTGCGGACGTGCTCCTGCAAACCAAATATCTGATTAACATGCCTATCCTCAAAAGCCATTCTTGTTCCAGCATTAGCCTGGGTTTTAAAAATCATCTAGGAAGCATTGACAATCCGGGAGGACTGCACAGCCACATCTTCCTCGTTTCTGCTTGCGGAGGTGGATTTACCCCTCAGTACAGTCCACTGGTAGATTTATACCTCAACCCCAACATCCGAGACAAGACCATCCTGATCATCGGAGATGGTTTATTTGGAGCGAAAGGGAGTGAAGATGCATTTCCCACCACATGGTCAACATTTGGTGGCAAAGTTCCCAACAGTTTGTTCTTCTCTACAGATCCGGTTGCCATAGACAGCGTCATGGCTGACTTCCTGCGAGCAGAACCCGGCGCAGGGATTATGAAACAAGCCGATGAATATCTTCTCCTTGCCGAACAAGCCGGCTTGGGAAAAGCCGAACGAGGAGATCCCTGGGGTAAGGGATACCAGGAAATCGGATACCAGAAAATCGAAGGATAA
- a CDS encoding PQQ-binding-like beta-propeller repeat protein has translation MTGKSHTHGFRIVLLAMILSGLSLISNLPVYGMLPPSELNQIEQPAGPVDQVLEASHESIPLSEWPQVQRDPQHTGYYPENLGTNFQVVWRHAFQPEKVFPQVQAIISGGKVFVGTEMGNMYAFNATTGEQAWKTSIGSPILNSVAVDGGKVFFGALDGAVYALNATNGAQVWKNQLSTFQGFSTAPVVADGKVMLGGRNGIFYALDPNSGQVLWSYPVGSPILQTAAWNNGKVYFGAMDMRVYAINSASGTLAWKSAQLPGMTFKDYWPLVLNGMVYIRPMGYGYVGISEIPTANQVLDPTIQQNILADYAANPQNYSPTLFRLYETSGEQAPMVIHYNFQTMNGATPPPCVDRDGYLIMPSWTPQGGYSSGWSRLNPTTRILVDALVEVGSNEGKGNQDETMNVTCSKNLILAMHIEEENANFTGYYNLDTRQWTLIPAGASNRQMQNNTQGGGGNPASIANGWVYHITYYELVARRTQP, from the coding sequence ATGACAGGAAAATCCCATACGCACGGGTTTCGGATCGTTTTACTGGCGATGATTCTGAGTGGACTATCTCTGATTAGCAATTTGCCGGTCTATGGCATGCTCCCTCCCTCAGAACTGAATCAAATTGAGCAACCTGCAGGACCGGTTGACCAGGTGCTCGAAGCCAGTCACGAATCCATCCCTCTCAGTGAATGGCCTCAGGTGCAACGCGACCCTCAACATACAGGGTATTATCCCGAGAACTTGGGAACCAATTTTCAGGTGGTTTGGCGACATGCCTTCCAACCCGAAAAGGTTTTTCCCCAAGTGCAGGCAATTATCTCCGGGGGAAAGGTGTTTGTAGGAACGGAAATGGGGAACATGTATGCTTTCAATGCCACTACAGGTGAGCAAGCCTGGAAAACAAGCATTGGTTCTCCCATTTTGAATAGTGTTGCCGTAGACGGTGGTAAGGTTTTCTTCGGCGCACTGGATGGTGCAGTATATGCTCTCAACGCCACAAATGGTGCTCAAGTTTGGAAAAACCAATTATCCACATTTCAAGGTTTCTCAACTGCACCGGTTGTGGCAGATGGAAAAGTCATGTTGGGAGGACGGAATGGCATTTTCTACGCACTTGATCCGAATAGCGGTCAGGTGCTCTGGTCCTATCCTGTAGGCAGTCCTATTCTGCAAACCGCCGCATGGAACAACGGAAAAGTGTATTTTGGCGCTATGGACATGCGGGTTTATGCGATCAATTCTGCAAGTGGAACCCTGGCATGGAAAAGCGCCCAACTTCCTGGAATGACTTTCAAAGATTACTGGCCCCTGGTCTTAAATGGCATGGTTTATATCCGTCCTATGGGATACGGTTATGTAGGAATCAGTGAGATTCCTACCGCTAATCAGGTATTAGACCCTACCATTCAGCAAAATATTCTGGCGGATTATGCCGCCAACCCGCAAAATTACTCTCCCACTTTGTTCCGGTTGTACGAAACTAGCGGTGAACAAGCCCCCATGGTCATTCACTACAATTTTCAAACCATGAATGGCGCCACCCCACCACCCTGCGTTGACCGGGATGGATATTTGATTATGCCCTCATGGACCCCTCAAGGGGGATACTCTTCCGGATGGTCACGATTGAACCCAACCACTCGCATTCTGGTAGACGCCCTGGTAGAAGTTGGTTCGAACGAAGGGAAAGGAAACCAGGATGAAACCATGAATGTGACCTGTTCTAAAAACCTTATCCTCGCCATGCACATCGAGGAAGAAAACGCCAATTTTACCGGTTACTACAACCTGGATACTCGTCAATGGACGTTGATACCTGCTGGAGCCTCCAACCGCCAAATGCAAAACAATACTCAGGGTGGCGGGGGGAATCCAGCCTCAATTGCCAATGGTTGGGTCTATCACATCACTTACTACGAACTGGTAGCACGCCGCACCCAACCGTGA
- a CDS encoding DUF362 domain-containing protein codes for MVKKISRRKFLALISTGAISTWIGITHLRDQLVHGQSSSFDTFIPIILKPNQPTVTPTPSPPPTPTSTPKVTQPPPASARVVHVRHTSVTNWTGSPYAYWNYVNQTKVNLMVEQGLKTLTGQSNLVNAWQVLLPNYVQGEGIAIKVNFNNAMQMACGNETGQINALPQLVIALIGGLKARGVAESDIKIYDGVNRIFPLYFINAIHSQYPNVQLFHACADDSHKVTYNSSNPSATVQFSPPSGVPSPAPQKIADVLVNATYLINIPIMKNHSCAGITLAFKNHFGTISNPGGVHSHVFFIDGCGGGVYSNYSPLVDIYKNSNIRNKTILTVGDGIFGCLGSEDGYPSFWINTFGQGEFPKSLFFSRDPVAIDSVMADFLRAEYGYFDGSDKYLQFAQDAGLGTYERGDPWGSGYSRIDYQKIVLS; via the coding sequence ATGGTTAAGAAAATCTCCAGGCGTAAGTTTCTTGCACTGATTTCCACAGGGGCAATTTCAACATGGATCGGTATCACACACCTTAGAGATCAATTAGTTCATGGACAGAGTTCCTCTTTCGATACATTCATCCCCATTATTCTTAAACCCAACCAACCCACCGTAACTCCCACCCCCTCACCACCACCTACACCAACCAGCACCCCGAAGGTAACCCAACCTCCTCCTGCCAGCGCCCGCGTAGTGCACGTGCGCCATACTTCAGTCACCAACTGGACAGGCAGTCCTTATGCTTACTGGAATTACGTCAATCAAACCAAAGTGAATCTTATGGTCGAACAGGGTCTTAAGACTCTGACTGGACAAAGCAACCTGGTGAACGCCTGGCAGGTACTCTTACCCAATTACGTTCAGGGAGAAGGCATCGCTATCAAGGTCAACTTCAATAATGCGATGCAAATGGCTTGTGGAAATGAAACCGGGCAAATCAATGCCCTTCCGCAACTTGTGATTGCGCTAATCGGTGGCTTGAAGGCAAGAGGAGTAGCAGAGTCGGACATTAAGATTTACGACGGCGTTAACCGAATCTTCCCACTTTATTTCATCAATGCAATTCACAGTCAATACCCAAATGTACAGCTCTTTCATGCTTGTGCCGATGACAGCCACAAAGTTACTTACAACTCAAGCAACCCCAGCGCAACGGTACAGTTTTCTCCTCCCTCCGGCGTACCAAGCCCTGCGCCACAAAAAATTGCCGATGTGCTGGTCAATGCCACCTATCTAATCAACATTCCCATTATGAAAAACCATTCTTGTGCTGGCATCACCCTCGCATTTAAGAATCATTTTGGGACCATCAGCAATCCTGGTGGGGTACACAGCCATGTTTTCTTCATCGATGGATGCGGGGGGGGCGTTTACAGTAATTACAGCCCGCTGGTAGATATTTATAAAAATTCCAACATCCGCAACAAGACTATCCTGACAGTAGGGGATGGAATCTTTGGCTGTTTGGGCTCGGAAGATGGTTACCCATCTTTCTGGATAAACACGTTTGGACAGGGAGAATTTCCCAAAAGTTTGTTCTTTTCCAGAGACCCTGTAGCCATTGATAGTGTGATGGCAGATTTCCTCCGCGCAGAGTACGGGTATTTCGATGGTTCTGACAAATACCTGCAATTTGCTCAGGATGCTGGATTAGGCACCTATGAACGCGGTGATCCATGGGGCAGTGGGTATAGCCGAATCGATTATCAGAAAATTGTTCTCTCCTGA
- a CDS encoding acyltransferase translates to MAKRLFWLNGIAILAVVINHAIGWGFTALFWWTDRYRDVSIPNFDAMGSPGYVLMVILKQITPFSLPAFVAVSGYFIAFASRGGLTWKMIRTRVINILIPYTLWSLLVILFDRLLLDTQISLLDILTKLLTGSASPIYYYVPLICQLFLLSPFLVRGVRSSQWKKLLLGMGFLQVVTVGWSYLVLFGILSWKPEWFFGNLGFIFTLSIALNLRGEEILPWLKAHRKIWLGLLIVFLPLAIGETEWFYQSYGIDWRGGVETLFATVFTLLFLLTFITYDFSLPQSTVLYKLGQRAFGIYLMHPLVLEITAKLVYHLAPALLGNQWIFLPLLITTGIVVPWFAMKFMSETPLRKGYAYIFG, encoded by the coding sequence GTGGCAAAAAGGCTTTTCTGGCTCAATGGGATAGCCATCCTGGCTGTGGTGATCAACCACGCGATTGGATGGGGATTTACGGCATTATTCTGGTGGACAGACCGCTATCGGGACGTCTCTATCCCCAATTTTGATGCCATGGGCTCACCGGGTTATGTCTTAATGGTCATCCTCAAGCAGATTACTCCTTTCAGTCTACCGGCATTCGTGGCCGTATCGGGATATTTCATTGCCTTTGCTTCCCGGGGTGGACTGACGTGGAAAATGATCAGAACACGTGTGATAAACATCCTTATTCCTTATACTCTCTGGTCATTACTGGTCATCCTCTTTGACCGTCTTCTTCTGGACACACAGATCTCACTACTGGATATCCTTACTAAATTATTAACGGGAAGCGCCAGCCCTATTTATTACTATGTGCCTCTCATCTGCCAGTTATTTCTCCTCTCTCCCTTTCTGGTTCGAGGAGTCCGCAGTTCACAATGGAAAAAACTTCTTCTCGGCATGGGATTTCTCCAAGTTGTCACAGTAGGATGGAGTTATCTGGTATTGTTCGGAATTCTCTCATGGAAACCCGAATGGTTTTTCGGAAATTTGGGATTCATTTTCACTCTGAGCATCGCTCTTAACCTTCGTGGGGAAGAGATTCTTCCATGGCTGAAAGCCCACCGCAAAATCTGGCTTGGTCTGCTGATTGTATTCCTGCCACTCGCTATTGGAGAAACAGAATGGTTCTATCAATCCTATGGCATTGACTGGCGTGGAGGAGTTGAAACCCTCTTTGCTACCGTCTTCACCCTCTTGTTCCTGCTAACTTTCATCACTTACGACTTTTCCCTTCCCCAATCTACCGTACTTTATAAATTGGGACAGAGAGCCTTTGGTATTTACCTGATGCATCCACTGGTGCTTGAAATAACCGCCAAACTGGTATATCACCTTGCTCCTGCACTTTTGGGAAACCAGTGGATTTTCCTGCCCTTGTTGATTACCACCGGGATTGTTGTTCCCTGGTTTGCGATGAAATTCATGAGCGAAACTCCTCTGAGAAAAGGCTACGCTTACATCTTTGGTTAA
- a CDS encoding transposase, translating to MARIAYRLAKQALPMYSHAKSPHHFTLPQLGACVLLMFYLNLSYRDMEEWLLASDAVGKELELPRVPDHTTLQRTYAKIRKADWMRMNETLLEEIGRPEEEGVAADSTGFSPGPASSYYQSRSGKAYRHWAKGVYAVGIVSQFILAMQSGWGPGSDAPYLGYLRRKARRFAKRRAWVLLADSGFDGRTVRPQDLIPPVRRGGNLLAPERRARSELVSAARLDGLYGQRWKTETVNSVIKRKFGQAIRSRKRSLQNREPIIKGLVYNIHR from the coding sequence GTGGCGAGGATCGCCTACCGGCTTGCCAAACAAGCATTACCGATGTATTCACATGCCAAGAGTCCCCATCACTTCACGTTGCCGCAGTTGGGGGCCTGTGTTTTGTTGATGTTCTACCTGAATCTCAGCTATCGCGACATGGAAGAATGGCTGCTGGCAAGCGATGCGGTTGGTAAGGAGCTGGAATTACCGCGTGTTCCCGATCATACGACCCTGCAACGTACCTACGCCAAGATACGCAAAGCGGATTGGATGCGCATGAACGAGACCTTGCTCGAGGAAATCGGACGGCCTGAAGAAGAAGGGGTGGCTGCCGATAGTACCGGCTTCTCACCCGGCCCGGCCAGTTCTTACTACCAAAGCCGTTCGGGAAAAGCCTATCGCCACTGGGCGAAGGGCGTTTATGCCGTTGGAATTGTCTCGCAATTCATCCTTGCGATGCAATCCGGCTGGGGTCCAGGTAGCGATGCCCCTTATCTGGGCTATCTGCGCCGCAAAGCCAGGCGGTTTGCCAAACGTCGGGCTTGGGTCTTGCTGGCCGATTCAGGGTTCGATGGTCGGACTGTCCGGCCTCAAGACTTGATTCCACCCGTTCGGCGAGGTGGAAATTTGCTGGCCCCTGAACGACGAGCAAGAAGCGAGCTTGTCTCTGCGGCTCGCCTGGATGGTCTCTATGGTCAACGCTGGAAGACCGAAACCGTGAATTCGGTCATCAAGCGCAAATTCGGGCAAGCCATCCGCTCGCGGAAACGCAGCCTGCAAAACCGAGAACCGATTATCAAAGGACTGGTCTACAACATACACCGCTAG
- a CDS encoding sialidase family protein has protein sequence MKTKFFWIIFLAFFCLILWSSLLSPETAKAQGGAITWEDPIPLSNPSVQAWHPTIAADLAGNVHIMWSQSTSMERPVGYGDTLYYTRWDGKKWIAPVDVLVSPEAGLGAEFPDITITPDGTLHAIWGTGGTNSRLYYSRAPACCAEDPRNWSKPFMIGIGVNETSALIHDSGGRLYVMYASLDTKEPIFLRSDDGGNTWSKPVRLVSGIRQSNEYTAYTRLAVDGRGVLHAVWTIMPFPGKRVVYAQSSDRGMTWTDPISIDEYSPEKYLEGFGPFLIDVEAVGEQEIHLTWDGAPTVERHHVWSRDGGKTWSEPDTFIPELTGGGRALWNDMAADSQNTLHAVSIKQPWHAQWLGNGWSPSTPIGQRGFAENMRITVSEGFILHVVWLEVVEGIPSVVYYNRGITQAPPLPKQTLPSSPLLETETLFASPSPSPTDTFIPTIVNPIPSKNASTNPALGAFISLGVVSLFLIGIVFWIARKHSR, from the coding sequence ATGAAAACTAAGTTCTTTTGGATTATCTTTCTGGCGTTTTTTTGCCTGATCCTCTGGAGTAGTCTCCTTTCCCCAGAAACGGCGAAAGCCCAAGGGGGAGCCATTACATGGGAAGACCCCATTCCGCTCTCCAATCCATCCGTGCAAGCCTGGCACCCCACCATTGCTGCAGACCTGGCAGGAAATGTACACATCATGTGGTCTCAATCGACATCCATGGAACGCCCGGTAGGCTACGGAGACACATTGTACTATACCCGTTGGGATGGAAAGAAATGGATTGCACCTGTGGATGTCCTGGTATCTCCAGAAGCAGGGCTTGGGGCAGAGTTTCCCGATATCACCATAACGCCCGATGGTACTCTGCATGCCATTTGGGGAACCGGTGGGACAAACAGCCGCTTGTATTACTCAAGAGCTCCTGCCTGCTGTGCAGAAGATCCTCGAAATTGGAGTAAACCCTTCATGATAGGCATTGGGGTTAACGAAACTAGCGCCTTAATCCATGACTCCGGAGGCAGATTGTATGTCATGTATGCCTCACTGGATACCAAGGAACCCATTTTTTTGCGCTCCGATGATGGAGGGAACACCTGGTCAAAACCTGTCCGGTTGGTCTCGGGAATACGTCAGAGCAATGAGTACACTGCCTACACGAGATTGGCAGTGGACGGGCGCGGTGTGTTGCATGCGGTATGGACCATCATGCCTTTTCCGGGGAAGCGAGTCGTCTACGCACAGTCTTCTGATCGGGGAATGACATGGACAGATCCCATCAGCATAGATGAGTACTCTCCGGAAAAGTATCTGGAAGGGTTTGGACCATTTCTGATTGATGTTGAAGCAGTGGGAGAACAGGAAATCCATCTTACCTGGGATGGTGCTCCAACGGTAGAACGCCATCATGTCTGGTCAAGGGATGGTGGGAAAACATGGTCTGAACCCGACACCTTCATTCCTGAACTGACCGGTGGTGGTCGCGCTTTATGGAATGATATGGCTGCCGACAGTCAAAACACCTTACACGCTGTATCTATTAAGCAACCATGGCATGCTCAGTGGCTGGGAAATGGATGGAGTCCATCTACTCCCATAGGACAGCGCGGTTTTGCTGAGAATATGCGCATTACTGTGAGTGAAGGCTTCATTCTTCACGTCGTCTGGTTAGAAGTTGTCGAAGGCATTCCCAGTGTGGTGTACTATAATCGCGGAATTACCCAGGCTCCGCCTCTTCCTAAACAAACCTTGCCCTCATCTCCACTTTTAGAGACCGAAACCCTGTTTGCCTCGCCCTCACCTTCCCCAACGGATACCTTTATACCCACCATTGTGAATCCCATTCCATCCAAGAATGCCAGCACCAATCCGGCTCTGGGAGCCTTTATCAGCCTTGGTGTAGTCAGTCTGTTTCTAATAGGAATAGTTTTCTGGATTGCTCGTAAACATAGTCGGTAA